One window of Populus nigra chromosome 5, ddPopNigr1.1, whole genome shotgun sequence genomic DNA carries:
- the LOC133693307 gene encoding large ribosomal subunit protein uL24z-like, producing the protein MKYNPRVSSSRRKSRKAHFSAPSSLRRILMSAPLSTDLRQKYNVRSMPVRKDDEVQVVRGTYKGREGKVVQVYRRKWVIHIERITREKVNGSTVNVGINPSKVVITKLRLDKDRKSLLDRKAKGRAVGDKEKGTKFTAEDIMQSVD; encoded by the coding sequence ATGAAGTATAACCCAAGGGTCTCCTCCTCCAGACGCAAGAGCCGGAAGGCCCACTTCTCGGCGCCCTCCTCCTTGCGCAGGATCCTAATGAGCGCTCCTCTCTCCACCGACCTCCGCCAGAAGTACAACGTCCGATCCATGCCTGTCCGTAAGGACGATGAAGTCCAGGTTGTTCGTGGGACCTACAAAGGACGCGAGGGTAAGGTGGTTCAGGTTTATCGTCGAAAGTGGGTCATCCACATCGAGAGGATTACACGTGAGAAGGTGAATGGGTCAACAGTTAATGTCGGTATCAACCCGTCCAAGGTTGTTATCACGAAGTTGAGGCTTGATAAGGATAGGAAGTCCCTATTGGATCGCAAGGCAAAGGGACGTGCTGTTGGAGACAAAGAGAAGGGCACTAAGTTCACTGCCGAGGACATCATGCAGAGTGTGGACTGA